The DNA sequence TTTTTAAACGAGTTCTCTAATAGTGACTCCTCTTTTTCTTTTTTACTCATAATCTACCTCACCTTTTCTTTAAACCTAAGCCTTCCTTCTCACCACCTCATCTATCATTTCATTCACTTGGCTGATTATCTTGCTTGCTAAATTTTGACATTCTTTCTTTATTAGCGATTTGTCTCTCTTCCTTATTTCTTCTATCTCTATTATTTTTAACTCTGGTAAATAACTCCCATTCAACATGTCTGCTATTTCTCCCACTAGCCTCTCTATTCCATAGCACGTCAGTTCTCTACTTTTTGTTACTCCACCTTTTTCTCTTAAAAATTTACTTGCCTTTTCACTTTCTTTGCTATCACATAGACGATACTTTTCACTTTCCCAGATGTAATACATTGGTGTTGCACCATATTTATTCAGTTGATTAACTTCAGCTCCGGCCTTCACTAGCTCTTTTATTATTTCAACTCCTCCTATTTTGCACGCAGAGTGGAGTGGCGTACATCCACTGACATATTGAGTGGCGTTTACTTCTGCTCCTTCTCTTAGCAGCACTTTTACATTTTCTAAACTTTTTGCGAATACTGCACAGTGCAGAGGTGTATAACCATTTTTGTCTCTTGCATTAACCTCTGCTCCTTTTTTTATTAATAATCTCACTGTTTTGTAATCAGAGATTTCTACTGCTTGATGCAAGATCGTCTCTCCTTCTTCATTTCTTTTATTAATATCGTTACTTGATACTTCTTTAAAAAACTTACTCTTGCTAAAACTCATTTCATACCTCACAAACCTAGCGCCAGACAAATTTCTTATATTTACCTGCTGCTATTCAAGTCATGTCCTTTTTAGCATGAAAAAGCAAGCCTTTTTCTTTTTATTTCATACACTTTTACCTATTATTAATATAATATATGAGTATCTAAATATAAGTACTTAACTTATTAGAGATATTATTCGACTATCTTTCCAACTTCTGTGCAAATGTCGATGTTCATGCCACTTCAGTACTCCCGGGTAAAATACTAAAATGTGCTTTTCTAATTCGTGTATTGAGTCTTTTTGCTCTAAATCATTTTTATAGTAAACGTTGTGTTCTGCTAAAACATATTTTCTGACCTTCTGATCTGTATAATTTTCTACTTTATAGTTGTGAGTAACGCTAAACCTTTCTAAAATTGGCTTGTGTTTTAAACTCCAATGTTGCCCTGAAAGTTTATCGTTTCCCAATACAAATTTATTTCCTTCTTCTTCTATGCTACCAACCGGAAAGCACGCATTTGTTTCTCCTAAGTTCCAACTGTCCGATAATATAACTTGCGCTTTCGCAAACTTTATTGCTGGTAATAAACTCTGTGGTAATGGATATAGTGCTTTTAAGTTGTACCACAAATGATCTCTTTCATAGATGCCTTTGTAATCCTTTATGTGAGGCTCGGTTTCTCCAAGGATTGCTACATCTAGGCGATATATATCATTGCTTAAAGCTCGTTCATAATGATCGCGTAGATAGTTTTCTATAATCCTAATAACTGGACCACTAGACCTGAAAAAATTTACTCTTCCAAATGATAACACTGGTCCATCTTTTTCTATTTTTACCCCTGAATAATCAGAAAGAAGATCTCCAAATAAACTCTCATCCAATATAAATCTCTGCGCATTATAATAATCGTTAAAAATCCTCATCAATCTGGATCTTACAGGCAGTGATAGTTTTGCCAGCTCTACTACTGCATCTACGAAGAAGTCATTTGGTACCTCTTTTATCCCTACTTGCAACTCAAAAAAGTGTTTACCGGGTGGTTCTTCGATGATTGTAATGTCTTCTATATTTGCCCACTTGAGTGCTATTTTAAGTGATTTAGGTGTTCCTCGCAGTCTTTGAAATTTTACTCCTTCTACTACGGCTTTTCTTCTATCTTTTACCCAACGCAGTATCTCTTCTAAACCATATTCTTCTATTATCCACGGCAATGTTTCTTCTTTAAGACTAAACTTAAATCCTCTGATACAGTTTGGATCTACTTTATAATCTATCACATCTACCAGCGCTCTTTCCTGCTTTGTTGCATTTGGTGGCAATAACATTACTCAACCTTTAACTTTCTTAATGCAGCGCACTCATTTCCTAGTACTACAACGTCCTCTTTTGGCTCGATTAATTCTACGTTTTCTACACCATCTACAAATAGATTCGCTATTATCCATGATCTTGTAACATTCCATCCCAGCCTTCTATTTGCTTCAAACTTCTTAATAAACTGCTTCTTGATTTCTTCCTCTGATATTACAGGACTTATGCTCATTCTGCTGTGGATATCTATTTCCATAATATTGCAGCCAATTATTGTTACTGTATCTGTTAAAACCCTTATATCATCTCTAGTAACCTGCTTTTTTACAATTTCCAGTAGCTCTTCTAATGCTATGCCAGTTTGTGTTGATAAGATTGAAATTTGTACTTTTCCTGGTATAGGTGATTCTACTAGTGCATCTTTTACTCTACTATCTGCTGACAGTGCATGATATTTATAATATTCCTTACTTCCTCCTGTTGACCAACCTGCTATTTTTGCTTTTACCCTCTTTCTAAATCTTTCATCCTCTTCTTCTTTTTGTCTTTCCACTCCATAAAACTCAGCCAAATTATCAAGATCTTCTCCTGTCGCAAATTTAAGTAAGTTACTCTTTACTGCTTCATTTATTCTTTCTCTAAGCAAAAGTTCTCGCCATGCTGCTACTTCTAATACCTTCATTGCTGGATCACTTTCTACCAATCCTGTAAAGCTTGCATCACGCTTCACTAACTCTTCCTTCATCCGAGCAAAAATCTCTTCAAAGTTCAGTGATTCAGGCTGCTGCATTTTTAAACAACTACTCCATTAATATTTATGAACTTACCTTCTGAAAGATAGACACCTTCTAAATTCAATGTTACTCTCCCTTCTTTTACTCCTTCAACTTTTACTTTTTCTAACTTAAATCTCTTTTCCCATTTTTCCAGTGCTTCTGCTGTTGCTGCATAGATTTCCAAAGTTAAATCTCTATTTATTGGCTTATCTACTAATTCAAATAGTCTTGACCCATAATCTCTCCTCATTATTCTACTGTTAATAGGAGTGGTCAGTATATCAATTATTGATTGTTTTAGATGTTCTATTCCTTCTAATTCTTTTCCTGTTTTAGCGTCCATTCCTCTCATTTTTCGACTACTTTAATTTTTTTTTATTTTGAAAACACACTTTGATTTTTACTTACTACTTGAAAACTACAGGACGCCACATCACCTGTTCTCGCTACACCAATACCATTTACAAATACGCTGTTTGATCCTTGTGCTAGTGTCTCTCCCATAGTTAAGGTATCACTTCTACGACAGACAGATCTACCATTAATACGCACATCTTTACTCCCGCTTACGCAAACATGAATAGGTACTCCAGTACAATTATCACCTGTACAAACTATAGCTCTTCTCATGTCAATTTAAATCTATTCTACTTCCTTTCAGTTTTATTCCACTTTTTGTCATTTCTATACTCGATTCTCCAGCTTTCAGTGTTATTTTATCTACTACTTCAATCTCTAAATGATGTTTATCTTTATCGTATGACAACTTTGTTCCATCTTGAAATGTTAAGCTACTCACCTCTTTTTTATTTTCTGGAGCAGAGTACTTTTGTTGATATATTCCAAGAAGTACTACTCCTAAAGATAATTCTCCCAATGGTGACAATATTACTACCTGTTCATTTATGCTTGGTGGTAGCCAGCTTCTTTCCTCTCCTGCTCTAGAAGTTATCCATGGCAGATAATCTGTTAAAAATTCTCCTATTTTCACTCTTACTTTTGCTTTTTCATAATCTATTTCTTTTACAACTCCTATACGAATGATATTCGCTAATTTTCTACCTAGCTCTGAAATTGCAAAATTATGATCCAACATTTATATTCCCTACGTTTATGGTATGTGGCTTAATCTTATTTTCTGTCCATGTCGATTTACCTAAATGAAGCTGATGACTCCAATCAACCATCCACACCAAATACGCATCTAACTCCGGCCTAAAATCATCTCCTCCTCCTGATATAAATTCTCCTGGTGAAACATTTTTCACGTTCCAAGTATTTTTATTTACTACTCTTGCTACTTCTGCTGCTAATGATCTGACAATAATAGGTGCATTTTCTATTGTGCTATCAATCACAATTCGTGCTTCAAATTTTGCTCTTAGCGCCAGCTCCTCTGTTCCTGGATCTTTTCCTTGCTCTAGACTTGATAATTCTATAAACACCGCTGGCGCTAATAATTCTTTTCTTATCGATGGATAAATTTCACAAGTTTGAATTGCTGATATTTCTTTCTTTAATGTAGTACAAATTGCATTATGCAAATCCTTCCAATTCATCATACTCTGCAGCTCAATTCACGTTTAAAAAATTTTGTAAAGACTTTCTCAACTTCATAATTAACAAGATTCCCTATTATTCTTGAAGCCTCAGGTTCGAGTGGCAACTTAACTTCCTTTATTGGCAATGCTGCTCTTCCTTCACGTTTAAACATACCGCTATTTCCTTTTTGCATAACTGCTGCAAATCCTCCTATAAACTCATGCTTTCCTACTTTTGATCCTCTTCTTGTTTTTTGTGTTTTTCCAATTGCCGATGCTCTAATGTCATAGAGATTTGCTCTAATTAACACTTCTAATCTGCTTGTTTTTGCTTTAAAAATTCTTAATCTCTTTCTTATCAAACTTTTCTTTTCCTCACTGATTTCCTTAGCTGCTTGCGCTTTTAACCATAGTGCTGTTCTATTTAGTGCTTTTATAGCTGCCAGTTTTACTTTCTGCTCTTTTCTGTCAATATTGGAGATTATTTCATTAATATTGTTACTAACTTTAATATTAAACACTTTCTATTGCCTCAATTTTCCATACTTCACCCGAAGAATCTTTTAACGGTGGTTCAAAAATCTTATAGAATCTTTTTTCAATCTTGATATAATCACCTATGCTAAAGGAAGTAACGTCCTTACTGCGTATCTCTATTGAGGCAATTTGCTGAGTTAATGCTCCATCTGCACCTAGAGAGTACGTAGTCTCAGGACGTTTTATTAGCACTTTTATTTTACGAATACTCTCCTTATTTTTATTACAATATATGGCTTCCACTCCTAAATGCTCAAAACAATCTTCCAATAATTTTCCTATATTCATCAACTAGAACTAATTTTTACCAAAACTGCCGGACGATGGCACATTGGCAATGGATTCGACTGCGTATGTAAATCAGTTCCTCTATCAAATCTCCTTGGCTCTTGTTTTGCATATAGTGGCTGTCCAAGAGTATTTACTGTCTCATTAAAGTCTGCTGGTGCAAAATATGTTGTAAATGTACTTGCTGTTCCTACTGGAAAACAGTGCCCTGTATCTCTTTCTATAAACCTTCTCGCGGTTCCTTCAGGATCAGTTGCTTGTCCTCTATATTCCTCAAACATTATACCACAGAACGCAAATCCTGACCTCATATCATTCCTTAGCGCTGCTCCTTCTTGCCATCTTTCATATGCTTCTTTTACTTTTGCATGAGAAGTTAGTGCATCAAAAAACTCAGGGCTTACCAAGGCATGAATTCCGGTCATATATTCGCCACTTAAGTTGTCTTCAATATGTCGCAATACCTCCATACACTTACGCTTTACATCTGTTGTTGCTGTTCCAGGGGCAAAATTTACTACTTTTGGTGTAATTTCAAATTCGTTGTACAGATTTAATAATTCTGACCCATCAGCATCTAAAATTATTCCCTTCAGCGCTCCCATTCGCAAATGCTCTAATGTTATTGCATGCTTGTTTCTCATTAGCTGCAAATGATCAGTTATTACATCTGCCAGCGCTTTAAGTTCACTCTCTGATCCAAATGCCCTTATTCCTTGTACTTCCCCTGGCAGCACTACATCATCATGCGGAATGTGCGGAATCGTAAATGTTCTTACCTTTCTTTTGCCGCGTTTTCCTACTGTTGCTGGTGCTCCTGGGGATTGTGTTGGTAATAAACTGAGAACTCCGTGGTGTTCTTCTATTGTAATATGACGAAATCTTACCGACCTACTTGGAAATAAATTTAAATTTTCTGTACGTCCATAATTTATCGGCAATATGTTCATTGCATTTGTTAATGCTGTCATACTAAATGCTGGATTTGTAAATGGATTTTGCATGTTTTTTCCCCTTGTTTTCCCTATTAATTTAAGTTGAGTTGAAGTTTAGACACCTTTGCGGATGATGATACCACGTGCTTCAAGTTGCTTTATTGCTGCAGCTTTTTGCTCTTCAGTGATATTTGCTGGCCACACCACTGCATGATCAGCTAACATTGCTATACGTGTAATGATTACTGCT is a window from the Wolbachia endosymbiont of Armadillidium arcangelii genome containing:
- a CDS encoding phage tail protein is translated as MNEIISNIDRKEQKVKLAAIKALNRTALWLKAQAAKEISEEKKSLIRKRLRIFKAKTSRLEVLIRANLYDIRASAIGKTQKTRRGSKVGKHEFIGGFAAVMQKGNSGMFKREGRAALPIKEVKLPLEPEASRIIGNLVNYEVEKVFTKFFKRELSCRV
- a CDS encoding major capsid protein encodes the protein MQNPFTNPAFSMTALTNAMNILPINYGRTENLNLFPSRSVRFRHITIEEHHGVLSLLPTQSPGAPATVGKRGKRKVRTFTIPHIPHDDVVLPGEVQGIRAFGSESELKALADVITDHLQLMRNKHAITLEHLRMGALKGIILDADGSELLNLYNEFEITPKVVNFAPGTATTDVKRKCMEVLRHIEDNLSGEYMTGIHALVSPEFFDALTSHAKVKEAYERWQEGAALRNDMRSGFAFCGIMFEEYRGQATDPEGTARRFIERDTGHCFPVGTASTFTTYFAPADFNETVNTLGQPLYAKQEPRRFDRGTDLHTQSNPLPMCHRPAVLVKISSS
- a CDS encoding GPW/gp25 family protein, whose translation is MRGMDAKTGKELEGIEHLKQSIIDILTTPINSRIMRRDYGSRLFELVDKPINRDLTLEIYAATAEALEKWEKRFKLEKVKVEGVKEGRVTLNLEGVYLSEGKFININGVVV
- a CDS encoding ankyrin repeat domain-containing protein; amino-acid sequence: MSFSKSKFFKEVSSNDINKRNEEGETILHQAVEISDYKTVRLLIKKGAEVNARDKNGYTPLHCAVFAKSLENVKVLLREGAEVNATQYVSGCTPLHSACKIGGVEIIKELVKAGAEVNQLNKYGATPMYYIWESEKYRLCDSKESEKASKFLREKGGVTKSRELTCYGIERLVGEIADMLNGSYLPELKIIEIEEIRKRDKSLIKKECQNLASKIISQVNEMIDEVVRRKA
- a CDS encoding phage baseplate assembly protein V; amino-acid sequence: MLDHNFAISELGRKLANIIRIGVVKEIDYEKAKVRVKIGEFLTDYLPWITSRAGEERSWLPPSINEQVVILSPLGELSLGVVLLGIYQQKYSAPENKKEVSSLTFQDGTKLSYDKDKHHLEIEVVDKITLKAGESSIEMTKSGIKLKGSRIDLN
- a CDS encoding PAAR domain-containing protein, with amino-acid sequence MRRAIVCTGDNCTGVPIHVCVSGSKDVRINGRSVCRRSDTLTMGETLAQGSNSVFVNGIGVARTGDVASCSFQVVSKNQSVFSK
- a CDS encoding baseplate J/gp47 family protein; this encodes MQQPESLNFEEIFARMKEELVKRDASFTGLVESDPAMKVLEVAAWRELLLRERINEAVKSNLLKFATGEDLDNLAEFYGVERQKEEEDERFRKRVKAKIAGWSTGGSKEYYKYHALSADSRVKDALVESPIPGKVQISILSTQTGIALEELLEIVKKQVTRDDIRVLTDTVTIIGCNIMEIDIHSRMSISPVISEEEIKKQFIKKFEANRRLGWNVTRSWIIANLFVDGVENVELIEPKEDVVVLGNECAALRKLKVE
- a CDS encoding phage tail protein translates to MLLPPNATKQERALVDVIDYKVDPNCIRGFKFSLKEETLPWIIEEYGLEEILRWVKDRRKAVVEGVKFQRLRGTPKSLKIALKWANIEDITIIEEPPGKHFFELQVGIKEVPNDFFVDAVVELAKLSLPVRSRLMRIFNDYYNAQRFILDESLFGDLLSDYSGVKIEKDGPVLSFGRVNFFRSSGPVIRIIENYLRDHYERALSNDIYRLDVAILGETEPHIKDYKGIYERDHLWYNLKALYPLPQSLLPAIKFAKAQVILSDSWNLGETNACFPVGSIEEEGNKFVLGNDKLSGQHWSLKHKPILERFSVTHNYKVENYTDQKVRKYVLAEHNVYYKNDLEQKDSIHELEKHILVFYPGVLKWHEHRHLHRSWKDSRIISLIS